The following proteins are encoded in a genomic region of Nitratireductor sp. GISD-1A_MAKvit:
- a CDS encoding DUF3179 domain-containing protein, with protein MKIRARRLIAILFLVALPTAHAHADPEQWAREGWKTDFSRMSVESSEILSGGPPRDGIPSIDRPEFRPASAISGLGGQEPVIQLTVEGTVRAYPLRILTWHEIVNDEFGATPVAVTYCPLCNASIVFDRRVSGKTLEFGTTGKLRNSDLVMYDRQTESWWQQFTGTAIAGELTGEKLKLIPSRIVSFSTYAKEHPQGAVLVPTDPSFRDYGRNPYAGYDSASAPFLYSGDMPENIAPMARVVVIRTADKPIVVSLEKVRREGFRSEGYTVTYEKGVASALDTARIASGRDVGTVRVMLDGEDVAHDVTFAFVAHAFHPDTPIISD; from the coding sequence ATGAAAATCCGCGCGCGCCGTCTGATCGCCATCCTGTTCCTTGTCGCCCTCCCCACAGCCCACGCCCATGCCGATCCCGAGCAATGGGCACGGGAGGGGTGGAAGACGGATTTCTCCAGAATGTCGGTGGAATCGAGTGAAATCCTTTCCGGCGGGCCACCAAGAGACGGCATTCCTTCCATCGACCGACCGGAGTTTCGCCCGGCATCCGCGATATCCGGGCTTGGCGGTCAGGAGCCGGTCATTCAGCTCACCGTTGAAGGCACGGTTCGTGCCTACCCTTTGAGGATTCTGACCTGGCACGAGATCGTCAACGACGAGTTCGGCGCAACCCCCGTCGCGGTCACCTACTGTCCCCTTTGCAACGCCTCGATCGTGTTTGACCGAAGGGTTTCGGGCAAAACGCTGGAATTCGGAACCACCGGCAAACTCCGAAACTCCGACCTCGTCATGTATGACCGTCAGACCGAGAGCTGGTGGCAGCAGTTCACAGGCACGGCAATTGCGGGGGAACTGACCGGAGAGAAGCTGAAGCTCATCCCCTCACGCATCGTGTCATTTTCCACCTATGCAAAGGAGCACCCGCAGGGCGCGGTTCTTGTGCCCACCGATCCCTCTTTCCGGGATTACGGCCGCAACCCCTATGCGGGATACGACAGCGCGTCTGCGCCGTTCCTCTATTCGGGCGACATGCCCGAAAACATCGCTCCCATGGCCCGTGTGGTGGTCATTCGTACCGCTGACAAACCGATAGTGGTGAGCCTTGAAAAAGTGCGGCGCGAAGGTTTCAGAAGTGAAGGCTACACCGTGACCTACGAGAAAGGGGTCGCCTCGGCGCTCGACACCGCAAGGATCGCGTCCGGCCGTGATGTGGGCACTGTACGCGTCATGCTCGACGGCGAAGATGTCGCTCACGACGTGACCTTTGCCTTCGTCGCCCATGCGTTTCATCCGGATACGCCGATCATAAGCGACTGA
- the ilvN gene encoding acetolactate synthase small subunit, whose protein sequence is MNAQLQPTGSAYFITKETELAQTHTLAVLVDNEPGVLARVIGLFSGRGYNIDSLTVSETEHERHLSRITIVTRGTAHVLEQIKHQLERIVPVHRVVDLSVVADQRGHDRPMERELALVKVRGQGDDRVEALRLADAFRAQVIDANTEHFIFEITGRVSKIEQFIAIMKPLGLVEVCRTGVAAMNRGPESM, encoded by the coding sequence ATGAATGCGCAGCTACAACCCACCGGCTCGGCTTACTTCATCACCAAGGAAACGGAGCTGGCGCAGACGCACACGCTGGCCGTTCTCGTTGACAACGAGCCGGGTGTGCTTGCCCGCGTGATCGGTCTCTTCTCCGGGCGCGGCTACAACATCGACAGTCTCACGGTGTCCGAGACCGAACACGAGCGGCACCTTTCCCGTATCACCATCGTTACCCGGGGCACGGCGCATGTGCTTGAGCAGATCAAGCATCAGCTCGAACGCATCGTGCCGGTTCATCGGGTGGTGGATCTTTCGGTGGTGGCCGATCAGCGTGGTCACGACCGCCCGATGGAGCGCGAGCTTGCGCTCGTCAAGGTTCGCGGGCAGGGGGATGACCGCGTGGAAGCGCTTCGACTTGCCGACGCGTTTCGCGCGCAGGTGATCGACGCCAATACGGAACACTTCATTTTCGAGATTACCGGACGTGTCTCGAAGATCGAGCAGTTCATTGCCATCATGAAGCCGCTTGGTCTTGTGGAAGTGTGCCGTACCGGCGTTGCCGCAATGAACCGCGGCCCCGAGAGCATGTAA
- a CDS encoding acetolactate synthase 3 large subunit, which produces MNKAVSEPAADASAHREMTGAEIVVQALRDNGVEDIFGYPGGAVLPIYDELFQQEDIRHVLVRHEQGAGHAAEGYARATGKAGVMLVTSGPGATNAVTPLQDALMDSIPLVCISGQVPTALIGSDAFQECDTVGITRPCTKHNWLVKDVNELASIIHEAFHVATTGRPGPVVVDIPKDIQFAKGSYTPPQTAPRTSYHPQEQGDINQVKAAIELMAHAKKPVIYSGGGVINAGPEASQLLRELVDLTGFPITSTLMGLGAYPASGDKWLGMLGMHGTYEANMAMHDCDVMLCIGARFDDRITGRLDAFSPNSRKIHIDIDPSSINKNVRVDVPIIGDAGRILEDLVRLWRATTKGNRDALKPWWTQIDIWRARDSLAYKPNNDVIMPQYAIQRLYELTKDRDVYVTTEVGQHQMWAAQHFGFESPNHWMTSGGLGTMGYGLPAALGVQIAHPDALVIDIAGDASVQMTIQEMSAAVQHNAPIKIFILNNQYMGMVRQWQQLLHGNRLSHSYTEAMPDFVKLAEAYGCHGILCDKPGELDDAIREMIEIDKPVIFDCRVAALANCFPMIPSGKAHNEMLLPDEASDEAVATAIDEKGRQLV; this is translated from the coding sequence ATGAACAAGGCAGTGTCGGAGCCAGCAGCGGATGCATCCGCCCATCGGGAAATGACGGGTGCGGAGATCGTCGTGCAGGCGCTCAGGGACAATGGGGTCGAGGATATTTTCGGATATCCGGGGGGCGCCGTCCTTCCCATTTATGACGAGCTCTTTCAGCAGGAAGACATCCGCCACGTTCTGGTGCGCCATGAACAGGGGGCGGGCCATGCGGCAGAAGGCTACGCACGCGCAACCGGCAAGGCCGGTGTGATGCTCGTGACCTCCGGTCCTGGCGCCACGAATGCCGTTACGCCGCTGCAGGACGCCCTGATGGATTCCATTCCGCTCGTTTGCATCAGCGGTCAGGTGCCGACGGCGCTGATCGGCTCCGACGCCTTTCAGGAGTGCGATACGGTTGGGATCACGCGCCCGTGCACGAAGCACAACTGGCTGGTGAAGGATGTCAACGAACTTGCATCGATCATTCACGAAGCCTTTCATGTGGCGACCACGGGGCGACCGGGGCCGGTGGTTGTCGACATCCCCAAGGACATCCAGTTCGCCAAGGGGAGCTACACCCCGCCCCAGACCGCACCGCGCACCAGCTATCACCCGCAGGAGCAGGGTGACATCAACCAGGTCAAGGCCGCGATCGAGCTGATGGCCCACGCGAAGAAGCCGGTCATCTATTCGGGCGGCGGCGTGATCAATGCGGGGCCGGAGGCAAGCCAACTCCTGCGCGAGCTGGTGGACCTCACGGGTTTCCCGATCACGTCTACGCTCATGGGGCTGGGCGCCTATCCCGCATCCGGTGACAAATGGCTGGGCATGCTGGGCATGCACGGCACCTATGAGGCCAACATGGCGATGCATGACTGTGATGTCATGCTTTGCATCGGCGCGCGCTTCGACGACCGCATCACCGGTCGGCTGGACGCTTTCTCGCCGAACTCGCGCAAGATCCATATCGATATCGATCCCTCTTCGATCAACAAGAACGTCCGTGTGGACGTGCCGATCATCGGCGATGCGGGGCGTATTCTGGAAGATCTGGTTCGGTTGTGGCGGGCGACGACCAAGGGCAACCGGGATGCGCTCAAGCCCTGGTGGACCCAGATCGACATCTGGCGGGCTCGGGACTCTCTCGCCTACAAGCCGAACAATGACGTGATCATGCCGCAATATGCGATCCAGCGTCTTTATGAACTGACAAAGGATCGGGATGTCTATGTGACGACCGAAGTCGGCCAGCACCAGATGTGGGCTGCGCAGCATTTCGGCTTTGAATCGCCCAATCACTGGATGACCTCGGGCGGCCTGGGCACGATGGGCTATGGCCTGCCGGCTGCCCTTGGCGTGCAGATCGCGCATCCCGACGCCCTGGTGATCGACATTGCCGGTGATGCATCGGTGCAGATGACCATTCAGGAAATGAGCGCGGCGGTGCAGCACAATGCGCCGATCAAGATCTTCATCCTCAACAACCAGTATATGGGGATGGTCCGCCAGTGGCAGCAGCTTCTGCATGGCAACCGGCTCTCCCATTCCTATACGGAAGCCATGCCAGATTTCGTGAAACTGGCTGAAGCCTATGGCTGTCACGGCATTCTGTGCGACAAGCCGGGTGAACTGGACGATGCGATCCGCGAGATGATCGAGATCGACAAGCCGGTGATCTTCGATTGCCGGGTGGCGGCACTGGCCAATTGCTTCCCGATGATCCCATCGGGCAAGGCGCACAATGAAATGCTGCTGCCCGACGAGGCGAGCGACGAGGCGGTCGCCACGGCCATCGACGAGAAGGGGCGGCAGTTGGTGTGA
- a CDS encoding GGDEF domain-containing protein: MRFHKAESAFFVFISLVLGAGALLGYAYWQLRTGLTVFPAPHDLASFIQILFITGVLLGSATIFGVFFIYPLIRTQVREEGKLRAMTETLSARSESLQHAALTDSLTGMQNRRFFDDALREYLQEFRRIDKPVGLMVLDLDHFKQVNDTHGHDVGDEVLRAVARCLKDLTRYHDVVARMGGEEFAIVAPNMNNESLAKLAERIRRSVSGLVIEAGNVNIRVTISVGLSIWDGRESAEEFYRRADKMLYEAKRLGRNRVCA, encoded by the coding sequence ATGCGTTTCCACAAAGCGGAATCGGCTTTTTTTGTTTTCATTTCGCTTGTGCTGGGTGCCGGTGCTTTGCTCGGCTATGCCTATTGGCAGCTGCGTACCGGACTCACGGTTTTTCCAGCACCGCATGACCTCGCAAGCTTCATACAGATCCTCTTCATTACCGGTGTTCTTCTTGGGTCTGCGACGATTTTCGGGGTCTTTTTCATCTACCCCCTGATCCGCACCCAGGTTCGTGAAGAAGGCAAGTTGCGGGCCATGACCGAAACGCTGAGCGCGCGCTCGGAATCGCTGCAACACGCTGCTCTCACGGACAGTCTCACGGGAATGCAGAACCGCCGTTTTTTTGACGACGCGTTGCGCGAATATCTTCAGGAATTTCGACGCATCGACAAGCCGGTTGGCCTGATGGTGCTTGATCTCGACCATTTCAAACAGGTCAACGACACACATGGTCATGACGTGGGTGACGAGGTCTTGCGGGCCGTGGCGCGCTGTCTGAAAGACCTCACGCGCTATCACGATGTGGTGGCGCGGATGGGTGGCGAGGAGTTTGCCATCGTCGCGCCCAACATGAACAATGAATCGCTTGCCAAACTGGCGGAACGCATTCGCCGCTCCGTAAGCGGCCTCGTCATAGAGGCAGGCAACGTGAACATCAGGGTCACAATCAGTGTGGGCCTGTCCATATGGGATGGTCGCGAATCCGCCGAGGAATTCTATCGCCGGGCAGACAAGATGCTCTACGAGGCCAAGCGACTGGGACGAAACCGCGTCTGCGCCTGA
- a CDS encoding ATP-dependent RecD-like DNA helicase has translation MEFSPQQDAALNAVASWLKAGQSQVFRLFGHAGTGKTTLARYFAEHVDGDVQFAAFTGKAAQVLRSRGATNARTIHSLIYRPRGEEEIEDELTGRTSISPTFSLNRQSPIAKAAMVIIDECSMVDEALGRDLLSFGTPILVLGDPGQLPPISGGGFFTEHEPDHLLTEIHRQARDNPIIQLALDVREGRDIPYGDFGAAKVISKAEVDRDLVLSADQVLVGTNRTRRRYNQRLRELKGFDAGYPQAGDKLVCLRNDPAKGLLNGSLWKVMTSSRETVKPGINLLVSPEEDDPDRGVAKIKLLKAAFEDPTAEIPWQTKKRFDDFDYGYALTVHKAQGSQWDEVVLFDESYAFRDTRQRWLYTAITRASERLTIVR, from the coding sequence ATGGAATTCTCCCCGCAACAGGATGCAGCGCTCAACGCGGTTGCGAGCTGGCTGAAGGCTGGCCAGAGCCAGGTTTTTCGCCTGTTCGGCCATGCCGGAACCGGCAAGACGACGCTGGCCCGGTATTTTGCCGAGCATGTGGATGGCGATGTGCAGTTCGCCGCCTTCACCGGCAAGGCCGCTCAGGTGCTGCGGTCGCGCGGCGCCACCAATGCGCGCACCATTCACTCCCTGATCTACCGCCCGCGAGGCGAAGAAGAGATCGAGGATGAGTTGACCGGACGGACATCGATTTCGCCGACCTTCTCGCTCAACCGGCAGAGCCCGATCGCCAAGGCGGCCATGGTCATCATCGACGAGTGCTCGATGGTGGACGAAGCGCTGGGGCGCGACCTACTGTCATTCGGAACGCCAATTCTGGTGCTGGGCGACCCCGGTCAGCTCCCTCCGATCTCCGGCGGCGGTTTTTTCACCGAGCATGAACCGGATCACCTGCTGACGGAAATTCATCGGCAGGCCAGGGACAATCCGATCATCCAGCTTGCGCTTGATGTGCGGGAAGGGCGGGACATCCCTTATGGCGACTTCGGAGCTGCGAAGGTCATATCCAAGGCGGAGGTCGATCGGGATCTTGTCCTGTCGGCCGATCAGGTGCTGGTTGGGACCAACCGGACACGCAGACGCTACAACCAGCGACTGCGCGAGCTGAAGGGGTTTGATGCAGGCTATCCGCAGGCTGGAGACAAGCTTGTGTGCCTGCGCAACGACCCGGCCAAAGGGCTTCTCAACGGGTCTTTGTGGAAGGTGATGACATCATCTCGTGAAACGGTGAAGCCGGGCATCAATCTGCTCGTGTCGCCCGAAGAAGACGATCCCGATCGCGGCGTTGCCAAGATCAAGCTTCTCAAGGCAGCGTTTGAGGACCCGACTGCGGAAATTCCCTGGCAGACGAAGAAGCGGTTCGACGATTTCGACTATGGATATGCGTTGACCGTTCACAAGGCCCAGGGCTCACAGTGGGACGAGGTGGTGCTTTTCGACGAAAGCTACGCTTTCCGCGATACGCGCCAGCGCTGGCTTTACACCGCGATCACGCGGGCATCTGAACGGCTGACCATCGTGCGATAG
- the miaA gene encoding tRNA (adenosine(37)-N6)-dimethylallyltransferase MiaA, translating to MLNDAILIAGPTASGKSALAVDIARKTGGVVINADSMQVYDVLSVLSARPGPDDLNRVPHALYGHVPPSVAYSTGAWLADVAQLCTSGFLQERRPIFVGGTGLYFRALLEGIAKTPAVPPKLRRRWRERLVAEGPEALHRILQERDPEAAASIGQTDGQRITRALEVHEASGRPLSEWQKENTPPLVSSATSVKVVLEPDRSFVVERIERRFDRMIAQGGLEEVRALLSLKLAPELPAMKAIGVRELASYLQGEIPLAQAVEQAKTATRRYSKRQTTWFRHQLDDGWKRLAVTPSDATQVRLVDLVVDATKN from the coding sequence ATGTTGAATGATGCGATTTTGATAGCGGGGCCGACGGCAAGCGGCAAGTCTGCACTGGCGGTAGACATTGCCCGGAAAACCGGCGGGGTTGTCATCAATGCGGACTCGATGCAGGTCTATGATGTTCTCTCGGTTCTCTCGGCCCGGCCCGGCCCGGACGATCTGAACAGGGTGCCGCATGCGCTCTACGGACATGTGCCGCCCTCCGTCGCCTATTCGACAGGCGCTTGGCTTGCCGATGTCGCGCAGCTTTGCACCAGTGGCTTCCTGCAGGAACGGCGCCCCATATTCGTGGGCGGGACGGGGCTTTATTTTCGCGCTCTTCTGGAAGGTATTGCAAAAACACCGGCGGTTCCTCCCAAGCTGCGCAGGCGCTGGCGCGAGCGGCTTGTCGCCGAAGGGCCCGAGGCATTGCATCGAATTCTCCAGGAGCGGGACCCGGAGGCGGCTGCCTCTATCGGCCAGACCGACGGACAGCGCATCACGCGTGCACTGGAGGTGCACGAGGCCAGTGGCCGACCACTGAGCGAATGGCAAAAGGAAAACACACCTCCACTCGTATCCAGCGCAACGAGTGTCAAAGTGGTTCTGGAGCCCGACCGGTCATTCGTTGTCGAGCGTATCGAACGACGTTTTGACCGGATGATCGCGCAGGGCGGGCTTGAAGAGGTTCGTGCGCTCCTCTCCCTGAAACTTGCGCCTGAGTTGCCGGCGATGAAAGCCATTGGCGTTCGCGAGCTGGCATCGTACCTGCAAGGTGAAATCCCGCTCGCGCAAGCGGTCGAGCAAGCCAAAACGGCCACGCGCCGCTACTCCAAGCGGCAAACCACCTGGTTTCGGCATCAACTGGACGACGGGTGGAAGCGGCTTGCCGTTACGCCTTCAGATGCGACGCAAGTTAGGCTTGTCGATCTTGTTGTAGATGCAACCAAAAATTGA
- the serB gene encoding phosphoserine phosphatase SerB: MSLVATLVSHPAKRALTPAVATMAMNAVDASQIDWLGKDVACDIALPGEIDPREAEDALRGALAGLPIDLAVQEAGNRRKKMLIADMDSTMIDQECIDELAAELGLKDAVAAITQRAMNGEIAFEPALEERVALLEGLPLDIIGSVIEKRITLASGGRSLVATMNAAGAFTALVSGGFVQFTVPVAQMLGFQTQQANRLLETDGKLTGQVEKPILGRAAKAVALDRFAQEHGITHQDVLAVGDGANDLDMLELAGLGVALHAKPAVAEQARVRIDHGDLTALLFLQGYRETEFVS; the protein is encoded by the coding sequence ATGTCCCTTGTCGCTACCCTCGTCTCGCATCCAGCAAAGCGCGCCCTCACGCCAGCGGTTGCGACTATGGCCATGAACGCCGTGGATGCAAGCCAGATCGACTGGCTCGGTAAAGACGTGGCCTGCGACATTGCCCTGCCAGGAGAGATCGATCCGCGCGAAGCAGAGGATGCTCTTCGGGGTGCACTTGCCGGACTTCCAATCGATCTTGCCGTGCAGGAAGCAGGCAATCGACGCAAGAAGATGCTGATCGCGGACATGGATTCCACGATGATTGACCAGGAATGCATCGATGAGCTGGCCGCCGAACTCGGATTGAAAGACGCCGTCGCCGCCATCACCCAGCGCGCAATGAATGGCGAAATCGCCTTTGAGCCTGCGCTGGAAGAGCGGGTCGCCCTGCTGGAGGGACTGCCGCTCGACATCATTGGCAGTGTAATCGAGAAACGCATAACCCTCGCCTCGGGCGGGCGCAGCCTGGTGGCAACCATGAATGCAGCCGGCGCCTTTACAGCCCTTGTTTCAGGCGGCTTCGTCCAGTTCACCGTCCCCGTCGCACAGATGCTGGGCTTCCAGACCCAACAGGCCAATCGCCTGCTGGAGACGGATGGAAAACTCACCGGACAGGTGGAGAAACCCATTCTCGGCCGTGCTGCCAAAGCCGTCGCACTCGATCGTTTTGCTCAGGAGCATGGGATCACGCATCAGGATGTTCTTGCCGTCGGCGACGGGGCAAATGATCTCGATATGCTGGAGCTTGCGGGGCTTGGTGTCGCGCTGCATGCCAAACCGGCCGTCGCCGAGCAGGCGCGTGTCCGCATCGACCATGGTGACCTGACCGCTCTTCTCTTTCTTCAGGGGTATCGGGAGACGGAGTTCGTATCATGA
- a CDS encoding ATP-binding protein, with product MFVERGTTQGETTSQERRAADQPRTRLLGHVVHCDGARATIAAETEVDENGQTNYWTVGKMISINLGATRTVGLVYAVERPEHRWRNGEANPIAISVELVGEVRDRGLQPVFDRGITEYPHIGAPAHRIRSRDLQAVYDLAGRQQAVIGKLSQDEAIDACIAVDDTLNRHFAVVGTTGVGKSSAVSLLLRKTIASRPDLRVLILDPHNEFASALPEHAVRVGPSTLELPFWLFRLEELVEVLFRGREPVAEEVELLRDLIPHAKHNYRASSSASSLRRSQDANGLTADTPVPYRMADVIKEIDARVGQLETRAERPLYRSLKSRIEGALNDPRYRFMFNARVIEDTIHETIGKLFRIPANGKTVTCFEMAGMPPEVVNSVCSVMARLAFDLALWSDGKLNLLVVCEEAHRYMPADPRLGFAPTRHALARIAKEGRKYGCFLGVVTQRPGELDPTVLSQCSTVFAMRLANDQDQAIIRSAIADSSASTLSFLSAMGRQEAIAFGEGVATTMRMKFEALPSHALPGQQQGDRSRPKTPQDVDRSVDLAAIVERLRDTGRFTAAQEPSPLDIGSPVPASSQVGDKAYGAYTPKGARENTQLLQERQEAEEFSRYGAPVLPPRSRFGTR from the coding sequence ATGTTTGTGGAGCGCGGGACAACGCAGGGAGAAACCACTTCGCAGGAAAGGCGCGCAGCCGACCAGCCGCGCACCCGCCTGCTCGGCCATGTGGTGCATTGCGACGGTGCCCGCGCCACCATCGCGGCAGAAACCGAGGTCGACGAAAACGGCCAGACCAATTACTGGACCGTCGGCAAGATGATCTCCATCAATCTTGGCGCCACCCGCACCGTCGGTCTTGTCTATGCGGTGGAGCGACCGGAGCATCGCTGGCGCAATGGAGAAGCCAACCCCATCGCCATTTCCGTCGAGCTGGTAGGCGAGGTGCGAGACCGCGGCCTGCAACCGGTCTTCGACCGCGGCATTACGGAGTATCCCCATATCGGCGCGCCGGCTCACCGCATTCGCTCGCGCGACCTGCAGGCGGTCTACGATCTTGCCGGCAGGCAACAGGCCGTCATAGGAAAACTGTCCCAGGATGAAGCGATCGACGCCTGCATTGCGGTCGACGACACGCTCAATCGCCATTTTGCAGTGGTTGGAACCACAGGCGTGGGCAAATCGTCAGCGGTCTCACTTCTGCTGCGCAAGACCATCGCATCGCGCCCGGATCTGCGTGTTCTCATTCTTGATCCACACAACGAGTTCGCCTCCGCCCTGCCGGAACACGCCGTGCGCGTCGGCCCCTCGACCCTTGAACTTCCATTCTGGCTGTTTCGTCTGGAAGAGCTGGTCGAGGTCCTGTTTCGCGGGCGCGAACCCGTGGCAGAGGAAGTCGAGTTGCTTCGGGATCTCATCCCCCACGCCAAGCACAATTACCGAGCATCCAGCAGCGCATCCTCGCTGCGCCGGTCTCAGGATGCCAACGGACTCACCGCCGACACGCCGGTCCCCTATCGCATGGCCGATGTGATCAAGGAGATCGATGCACGTGTCGGGCAACTGGAAACCCGAGCGGAGCGCCCGCTGTACCGCAGCCTGAAGTCGCGCATAGAGGGAGCGCTCAACGACCCGCGCTACCGCTTCATGTTCAATGCCCGTGTCATCGAAGACACGATCCACGAAACAATCGGAAAGCTGTTTCGTATTCCCGCCAACGGCAAAACGGTAACCTGCTTCGAGATGGCCGGCATGCCGCCAGAGGTGGTCAATTCGGTCTGTTCCGTCATGGCACGGCTTGCCTTCGACCTTGCTCTCTGGAGCGATGGCAAACTCAATCTACTCGTCGTGTGCGAGGAAGCGCATCGTTACATGCCCGCCGACCCGCGTCTCGGTTTCGCACCGACACGGCACGCGCTGGCACGCATCGCCAAGGAAGGGCGAAAATACGGCTGTTTTCTCGGTGTGGTCACGCAGCGCCCCGGCGAGCTTGATCCCACCGTCCTGTCCCAGTGCTCGACCGTTTTTGCCATGCGGCTTGCCAATGATCAGGATCAGGCGATCATCCGTTCGGCCATCGCGGACTCTTCGGCCTCCACGCTGTCGTTTCTGTCGGCCATGGGCAGGCAGGAGGCCATCGCCTTCGGTGAAGGCGTCGCAACGACGATGCGCATGAAGTTCGAGGCACTGCCCTCCCACGCGCTGCCCGGCCAGCAGCAGGGCGACCGGAGCAGGCCGAAAACCCCGCAGGATGTGGACAGATCGGTGGACCTCGCCGCCATCGTCGAACGGCTTCGTGATACCGGGCGCTTTACCGCCGCGCAGGAGCCCTCTCCTCTCGATATCGGGTCCCCTGTCCCCGCCTCTTCACAGGTGGGCGACAAAGCCTACGGCGCCTACACGCCGAAAGGCGCGCGCGAGAACACCCAGTTGCTGCAGGAGCGCCAGGAAGCGGAAGAATTCAGCCGCTATGGAGCGCCTGTTCTGCCTCCACGCAGCCGCTTCGGCACACGCTGA
- a CDS encoding TetR/AcrR family transcriptional regulator, which produces MPEIQDEYTPRQRAVLDKALGLLVEGGERALTTAGLARAANCSKESLYKWFGDRDGLLAAMIAHQASKVRARIDGGEKLDHGRFRAHLVDFANDLLQVLSGDVSLALNRLAIGQASREGSRLGALLIERGRHGIDKRAGALLEAGRQRGLIVYGDRDAAYHTLYGLIVRDLHVRMLLGEAGVRRPENYAALAEEAVEQFFVLFGARKEETTGRDRI; this is translated from the coding sequence ATGCCTGAAATACAGGACGAATATACACCGCGCCAGCGCGCGGTACTGGACAAGGCGCTCGGTCTTCTGGTGGAGGGCGGTGAACGCGCGCTGACCACCGCAGGGCTGGCGCGGGCGGCCAATTGCTCCAAGGAAAGCCTCTACAAATGGTTTGGCGATCGCGACGGGCTTCTGGCCGCGATGATCGCGCATCAGGCGAGCAAGGTGCGCGCCCGGATAGACGGTGGCGAAAAGCTCGACCATGGCCGCTTTCGTGCGCATCTGGTGGATTTTGCCAATGATCTTCTGCAGGTTTTGAGCGGAGACGTTTCGCTGGCGCTCAACCGGCTGGCGATCGGACAGGCGAGCCGCGAGGGCAGCCGGCTGGGGGCGCTTCTGATCGAACGGGGGCGGCATGGCATCGACAAGCGCGCAGGCGCGCTTCTGGAAGCGGGCCGTCAGCGCGGTCTCATCGTCTATGGCGACCGTGACGCCGCCTATCACACACTTTACGGCCTGATCGTGCGCGATCTTCATGTGCGCATGCTTCTGGGCGAGGCCGGTGTGCGCCGGCCGGAGAACTACGCCGCGCTCGCCGAGGAGGCGGTGGAGCAGTTTTTCGTGCTCTTCGGGGCGCGAAAAGAAGAGACGACAGGCCGGGACAGGATCTAG
- a CDS encoding pyridoxine 5'-phosphate synthase — MPAKLSVNLNAVAMLRNRRDLPWPSVTGLGRIALETGASGLTVHPRPDQRHIRFADLPEIRALLDDDFPDREFNIEGFPTEDFLALVEEHQPEQVTLVPDDPAQATSDHGWDFAGQGDFLRPIIARLKKNGFRVSLFADPDPAQVPAAAELGADRIELYTGPYGACHDDSEKAAIELEMLGKTADIAAAHGLGINAGHDLTVANLPALARRVPALCEVSIGHGLTADALEHGMVETVRRFMRACEG, encoded by the coding sequence ATGCCGGCGAAACTCTCCGTCAATCTCAACGCCGTCGCCATGCTGCGCAATCGCCGGGACCTGCCCTGGCCGAGCGTGACGGGGCTTGGGCGCATCGCGCTGGAGACGGGGGCCAGCGGGCTGACCGTTCACCCCCGCCCGGACCAGCGCCATATCCGCTTTGCGGATCTGCCGGAAATCCGGGCGCTGCTGGATGATGACTTTCCTGACCGCGAATTCAACATCGAGGGGTTTCCCACCGAGGATTTTCTCGCCCTCGTGGAAGAACACCAGCCCGAACAGGTGACGCTTGTGCCCGACGATCCGGCACAGGCGACCTCGGACCATGGATGGGATTTTGCCGGGCAGGGTGATTTTCTCCGTCCCATAATCGCGCGGCTGAAGAAGAATGGGTTTCGCGTTTCGCTTTTTGCTGACCCGGACCCTGCGCAGGTGCCAGCTGCGGCCGAGCTCGGCGCGGACCGGATAGAGCTTTACACGGGGCCTTACGGCGCCTGCCACGATGATTCCGAAAAGGCCGCTATCGAACTGGAAATGCTTGGGAAAACGGCAGACATAGCCGCAGCCCACGGGCTTGGCATCAATGCCGGGCATGATCTGACGGTGGCGAACCTTCCCGCCCTTGCACGCCGTGTGCCCGCCCTTTGCGAAGTCTCCATCGGGCATGGCCTGACCGCTGACGCACTGGAACATGGCATGGTCGAAACCGTGCGCCGCTTCATGCGCGCCTGCGAGGGGTGA